In Rhodamnia argentea isolate NSW1041297 chromosome 5, ASM2092103v1, whole genome shotgun sequence, the DNA window AAGAAGAGATagttaataacaaaaaaaagtagataTTTCACCTCTTCTAATTTCAAGGCTTCACAGCTGACAGTGTTCTTGATGGTGTTGCAGTGAATTCTGATGAATGCTTAATGACGAGGATGCAAGAAATGTCACTAGACTACCACTTCACCGTGGAGCAGGAAGTGGGCTCTGCAACCTATGCCTTCTTCGGCTTCAACGGTTAGTTCATCAATTCTTTTGCTAGCATTCTGTTACCTTCAATAGAAATGCACGGCACTATTGTTGTTTGTGTTGTTGGTTCTGGTATTAAGCTATTTGGTCTCGAGGTTTGAGGTGTTTGAACGTGCCATGAATCCAGGGACGGCCGGGGTGTGGAGGATCTCGGCTCTGAAcgaggcaggaggatggaaagACAGAACGACCGTTGAGGACATGGATCTGGCTGTGCGGGCTAGTCTCAAAGGATGGAAATTCGTCTATGTCAGTGACATCAAGGTGCCGTTTTGCCTGTAATTAAGCATTCATCGAGGAGATCATCTAGAAACCTTTGCAGCTTAACTCTCAAAAAGGGACAATTAGCACAGTTAGTATAACTGAACACAACAGAAGTAGTCagtgaaaattttcacaagaaggAGCTAATGGGGTCAGGTTTTTCATTTAGGGAGGTGAAAAACAGTGGATGGTTGACTTGCCATTAATGGGATTTATCAAATGAAATCCAATTTGTCAAGAACACCATATTGAAATTGGAGAAGTTCTTGCATATTGGCACAAGGAGAGAGCAATGATTTCAAATTGTCCATCTGGTGGTTGTCACTGCACTCTATGCTGGGCCACAGTGAGTGACCTGGTCACTGCTTGAACAAGCAAAGCCCTATGCATCTGGGGAGTGTTCTCCAAGCAAATTCTATTACTGTCATGACATGAACTATGTGCATCTCACACACTTTCTTTTTACTGTCCTTCCTTTGGACCACACTGTTCTGTCTACATCATCTGTCATTGAATTATCCCCATGCAAAGAACTTTAACCAGGTTCATTTACAGTTAATCTTTCTGTTCACCGTTTCTTCCGCTAATTTTGTTGCAACTTCACTTCAAGATTGTGATCATAAGTTGTTTTTCGGCTGCAGGTGAAGAGTGAATTGCCAAGCACGTTCAGGGCGTTCCGCCACCAGCAGCATCGGTGGTCTTGTGGCCCCGCCAATCTCTTCCGGAAAATGGCCGGGGAAATCATCAGGAACAAGGTTGAATTTTACTCACCTTCCTTAATCTTTTGATGCAAGGGTTCGCTATGAATAACTGAACAAGACTtgctgtctttttctttttctttttttggttcggCTTTCGCAGAAAGTGTCCCTTTGGAAGAAGTTCTACGTGATATACAGCTTTTTCTtcgtccggaagatcgtggccCACATCGTCACATTCGTGTTCTATTGCATCGTCATGCCGGCCACCGTGCTGGTTCCGGAAGTAGAAGTACCCAAATGGGGGGCTGTCTATATCCCCTGCACTGTTACCATCCTGAATGCAGTTGGTACTCCAAGGTCACTACTACTTCCCACAGCCCTTCATCCATTACGCACCTTAGTATTAGATCCAAGCTCGATGAAACCATTTGACAATTCCAATGCCAAAATGGCTGCGACAAACATCCCGCGGTCGACTTTTCGGCCTTTACATCAGCTCGCGGATCGATAGTTCCACCAGTCAGAGAAACCGAGTTCGAGAAGATAATGCGTGTGCACAATTTTGTTGGCAGGTCACTTCATCTGCTGGTGTTCTGGGTCCTGTTCGAGAACGTGATGGCTCTGCACCGGACCAAGGCGACCTTCATCGGGCTGCTGGAGGTGGGGCGAGTGAACGAGTGGGTCGTCACGCAGAAACTGGGCGACGCGCTCAAGACGAAGTCCGGCAAAGCTCACAGGCGGCTTCGCGTCTGGATCGGACAAAGGTGACAGCTTTTCACTAACCATATCACCCCAAGagccaaacccattttgaatccATGTGCATCAGTTACATGTTCGAGTGACACGTTTTGAATTCATCATCCGTTCTTGATCTCGATCTTTCTCTCGGTGATGAACAGAGTCCATGTGCTGGAGCTCTGTGTTGGTGCCTACCTTTTCGTCTGCGGATGCTACGACTTGGCCCACGGCAAGAACCGCTACTTCGTCTACCTCTTCCTTCAGTCCTTCACCTTCTTTGTTGCTGGGATTGGCTATGTGGGCACGTTTGTTCCCATCTCTTAGTCTTAGCacacagaaatagaaaaaaatctCAGCATCATTGCTATTATTACAATAATTATCATATTATATTATTCACTTGgagatggctttttttttttatctcaattgtTGTATTTTGATATGATTCATACGAAGAACACTTCAGATTCTCATTCTTTTGTATAGGGCACATGCTGATATTGTGCTCTTTTGATCTATAAAGATAAATTAAATTACGGTTATCGTACCATTATTTTTGCGTAAATTTAATACGAATCGTGCCAAGTGCTTTTAACTCAAGTCATCCGTCGCCGTCAATTCATTAAATTGTTTGAGTTTTAACATTTTCATCAAACATCATTGGGTCCTGTCGAGTCGCCGACGTGACAAAAAAGTTGGCGTGCAATTTCGACGTGAGCAGCTGGCGTGGTTTTAACAATAGAAAAAGtatgtatttataaaaaaaaaagcaagctaATTAGAAAAGCATAGAAGAGTTAGTTagtaagcaaaaagaaaaatgtcactGTACATGATAATTGAGCAAGACAGAGCTGAGCTGAACCTTGAGGTAAGTCTCAACTTGTCACCATGCCTATCCACAACCAAAAACTACAGAGAAATTTACGACATCATATGGCTTTaccgaaattaatttttctaattatgatCGATCGATTAATCTCTGAGACTATTTTTCAATGGAtactataaaagaaaaggaaagctcGCAGTTTTCAATTTGGATAATACATACTTTCAATATGgaaaaaagttattatttttttgggaatcaCATAAATCTAAAGATTTCCGAACGGATCAACCTTTCGATTTCATAATCTTGACTTGATTGATCGCAAAAAAAACTTGTGGCACAAAAAACTTAAAAGCAAGTCATCTGTCTCTTTGAGCATCACTCAATGGAATTGACATGTGAATTGAATTTGCTGGCTTGTGAGATCGAAATGCGAATAGGTCACATTCTGTATTGAAATCGCTATCAACTCGAGTTGAtccggcccttttttttttttttttgggttgctaAAGTCAAGTTGGTCTGACTTGAAACTAAATCTTATTTGATTTGCCATTAATCCGATATGATATCTATCTGACATGCCTCATTTTAAATTCCTAAATTCAAAAGTCACAAAATCAAAGCCCGGTTTCTCAAACCGACTTTGCGGAACTAGTAACTGCCGACCCGATCCAATTCCGGCCATCGAAACGCAGATTTGGCTCTTGCGTTTTGGCAGATAAATAGCGCGGCTCTCCGACGCCTACTTCTCCGACTCGCCGTCGCATTCTCTTTCAATTCTTCGCAGCTTCCGCTTCGCTTCGACTTGCAGTTTCGCGGAGCTCCGGGTATTCGATTCGATTGCGCTGGCTTCTGGCTCCTGGCTCCCTCTATTCCCTGCTTTGATTTCTGGCGAAATTGAGCGTCGGCACTGTTTCGCTGGAACGTGATAGGGGCTTGAACGATGCAAGCTCGATAGGCGATGCGTGGTGTTTAGGtttgtttgattgttgattgtgTTTCCGCCCTTTTGCTGCTTATCCATGTGAATCGGAGATTTCACTGTCGCGATGTGCTTTTCGTGTATCCATTTGGATTGTTTTTCGGTATTTGAAATGATTGATCTTCAGTGCATCAGATTGAATGGAGAAAAAAAGTGTATGATGCCTAACAAGCGCgagatttctgattttttttttttcggttgtgGTTGTAGGGTTTTCTAGTTTAAAATTGTTTTAGACAGATTTAGTGAGTGTTGCGCGAGGAGTGAAGTAAGAACCAATGCTTTCCGGAGTCAAATTGATTCCTCGTGACCAGATTGATGAGGTCTTAGCTCTCtatcctttcattttctttttcttatatcTTGAGTTTCAGTGTTTTGAGTCAAGAAGGAGACTGATTGTTTGTCATTGTCCTCTATTTTATTGTCATTGTCTACCTTTAGAGACGAGGTGAAAGCTCGGATTCTGCAGCGGAGGGTCGGAAGAGATCTGGCAGTAGGAAGGAAAAATAtagtagaaagaagaaaggctCTAAATACGAGAGTTCAGATGATGAGGAGCTCCAGCAAATAAAGAAGGTGCCTAGGAGGAAGAAGTGGTACTCCTCAGAAGAGTACTCGTCCGCTTGTTCAGGTGGAAGCAGCGATGACGACTCCCCACGAGATGAAAGAAGGCATTATGAccgtaagaagaagaagaagattgacgCTAAAGAATCAGATGGTGGATCtaagagaaggaagaggaaaagcaAAAGTGGGAGGAAGACTACTGAGGATCTTATTTCTTCTTCAGGTTCTGAAAAATTTGATAGCTTTGAGGGTGATGTTAGGAAAGAGAAACATCAAAAAGGTAGTAAGAAAGATGGACAGAAAAGGGGGAAGGAAGGAGCTCATCAGAACGCAGCCGAGGGTGATTTTGATGACCAGAAAATTGTGAGGAGAGAAATGGGGTTAGAATGGATGCTGAGGCCTGAACAAAGGACTGAGAGAAGCCCAGTGATAAGTGTTGATAAAGAGCTGTTCGAAACTGCGAATGAAGAGGTACCTAGAACTCATTCTAACCTCTTctacatttttaagaaaaaaatcattctgAACTTTCTATTGAGATGCCAAATAGATCCACATGGCTGTCTAAATTAAGGGCCTGATCTGTAGAACTTAGCTATCTGCATTTCCACCGTAGTAGTGTGACCATAATCCATATTTGGCATCTGTTGAACACTGTCCTTAACATGTTATGCTCGGTTTACATGTGAAACGTTGAAGGTGAAAGGCACCACATCCAACAGATAACCGGAGACTAGAGCATTATACCACGAAAATAGACAGAGTAACAATTTCACGTGGTATAAAGAATTGCACTCTTGCTTGTGCTTTGCTACCATGAACCTgtgctttgataccatttgaTTTTACCATTGTCCAAATTTATGCTAGGAAACGTGCCACAGCATCTGTCTGGACTCAGTATTTATACTTTCTGCCCTTTGTAATTCTATCccttttggtttttcttgaTGAGGGTGGAAAATGACTTGATCATTAGAAGTTCTTTGTAAATGAGAATCGTCAATTGGCTGGGTATAGGagtttcaatttaatttcaggACGAGCTTCGGTTTATTCATCAAGTAATTGAAAATTCACTAGCAGGGGATGGTCCAGCGTATTACGTTGCCTccctcttcttttgctttccttGATCATTTTAGAAGATGGTTTTTTGTTCTGATATTTGGGTGTTCTATAGATTGCAATTATGGAATTGTACTTATGTTTTAGTTGGTTGTTTATTTAGACTTAATTCATTGCAGTGATTAACCTGCTTATGCATATGTCTGTTTATCTAATGCATTTGTTCACTTGTTATTTGTCTTTTGtggttaaattttttatttttttcatgtaaATGATTTGTTGTTCCACCAGGCAATGAAGGTAAATCCAAGGGAGTTAAATCCTTACTTTAAGGATAGTGGAAGTGGTTATCCAGAAGAAGATGGACCGAAATCTGGTGGAGACCGGCATATGCCTTCATCAGTTGTCGGGGATGGAGGTGCAAGTTGGAGGCTGAAAGCCTTAAAACGAGCAAAAGAGCAGGCAGCTAGGGATGGACGAAATATTGAGGAGGTATGCACCTGTCACAAGCATATGTCTTAACTTTGGAAACGAGTTTTGAACTTCTCATCCAATTTCATTGTGCAGGTTGTGGCTGAACGTTGGGGGTCCCTGGGTCATCTGGCAGTTTCCGCTGCATCTCATAGAGCTGCTCCTTCTCGTGCTCATTTGGATTCTATAAGGAACAGAAAGAGAGGGTTAATGGAAGAGCAACAAACGGCTGGActgaatgaagaagaaggaaatagtAAGAAGGTATCTGCCAAAAATGAAGAGCGGGAATGCTTTTTCTGCTCTTCTTTCCACTTGTATCTTGTTAAATTTTAGTTTGGGTTACAAGTTATAAGACTTCTTTGAAGCATGTTAAGAGCATATTCATAatctttgttaaatttttattttggattacaagtCATAAGACTTCTTTGAAACATGTTAAGAACAGTTTCATAATCTTGTTTTCTGATGATTATCAGAATACACGAAATTATTTGAAGGATGTCTCTGTTCGCAATCTTGACATGCGGGTACCAAAAGTCGATGACTCATTATCCTGGAGAAAGCGCAGAGGTCAAAATCCATCTGCCAGGGATGCTGATGCTGAGCTCATATCCGCTGCCATGTCCAATTTAAACAAGTATTCTAATGATGGAAGCTTCATGCAAGCAGCCTGTGGTCAACAGAGAAACGTGTCCGgtgattcttcatcttcacaacCAGCACTTGGCAGGAAAATGGACTTGTTGGAAGAAAATAAGCCTTGTGAAGCCATTAGCCAAGTGAATGAGGGGTTAAGTGCAAACCAGTTGGCTGCTAAGGCGTTGCAGCTTCGCATGAAAGGAAAGCACGACGAAGCTGAGAAACTATTGGTTAGTTGACATTTCCAAATTCTGATTGTGCATCTTCACTCTTGGTGTGTTTTTACTGAAGATTGCATGCAGTCTCCTCTTTCTCTGTTTGCTTTTATGTATGTATGCTCATGCAATTTTTCGTGTGTGGAGACGCTTGCACTGTAAAGGATGTAATGACTAGGGAGTCCATGGATGCTTGCTTGATACTTGTCATGTAAGCAGGGATGGGAAAAAATGTGAATGAGTTGTATTTGTCTTGTGATGAGAGTTTTACATGCTGCACTTCTTTATGCATCCTTCCTTTTTGAAACCAACGTCCAGGACTTATTTTGGATGAAAGAAGGCCTAGAGACTTCTGCATGTTTATTTTCCTAATTCACTAGCATGGACTGTTTTATAACTAACATAAAAGATTTGACAGcttttttccaatatttttcttctcctgtTGCCCCAGAACTTGAACTGTTAGATGCACAAGTGTGAACTGTGTAGTTTAAAGataattgatttttgtgaatttcctCTTTTGCAAAGTCAATAGCCTGCAAGTCATTGCTTATTTCTCAGAAAGTCTGCTGCATTTTTTCAAAGGTAACCACGTCAGTTTTTCTGATGATGAATGTGGTAGCTTGCGACATggattagaaattttcttgtttttcagtCATTTAGGGGGAGCCTgatgtttaatatttttctgtGTATTTCATTTGAGTTCCTGCAGTCAACCAAATCTTTGTTGCCATGTTGATTTTGTACTAGATCAATCTTTAAGGTGGTTTATTAGATTGCAGTGTGGTGAGTGGTAAACTATGACTGGGCCTACTGATCTATACAACAAACACGCCTTAGGAGGGTTTCAAAAGATtgtatttcttcttttcccaaGTCAGACCAGTGGATCTAACATGCATTTGTTCCGATTTTTCCTCTATGCCAGCAAGAAGTGGAGAACTTGAGAAATAAGCAGCTTACTACTGATTCTTCACTTAAATCGCAGAATGATGGAGGCACAAACAGGTGAGACTTTATCATGCTTTTGTCTGCTCTTGTTTTGCCCTCTAGTTCAAATTTAAGGTCCATCCTACTGTCTTTCTTCTCTGATTGACTACAGAATGAAACATCAAACTAAAAAGTGACTGATGAAACTAATGGGAGTGGGATTTTGTTAGCTGAagtggagaattttttttttttttttgggtctcacCACCTacctttcttcctctttttctgtATGAATATGTTTTGGTAAATCATATGTTGGATCAATTAATATTGTCATTCATGTTTATGATACGTCTTTCCTGCTTTGATTTGTGTCCAGGAATGTTTTATATGATGTATCTCGTCAGCGGAATGAGGAGGATGATGCCGACAGGCATCTAGCTAAAACAATAACGCAAAATAGACGTTATAGTACCTCGGGCCAAGCAGATGATGAATATGATTTTGATGGTCCCCCAAGGAAAAGGTCTCAGAAGAAAGCGCCTAGCAAGGACCAGAAGTCCACCCAGAGTAGCATTTTGGCAAAGCGCATCTTGACTCAGCAGGAGCGCTGCTTTTACTGCTTTGAGAATCCAAATAGACCAAGACACCTAGTTGTTTCAATTGCGAACTTCACGTACTTGATGCTGCCACTGCAGCAGCCTGTTGTGCCTGGCCATTGCTGCATAGTCACAATGCAGGTGTGCTTTCTTTTGCACTTCGCTCACAGTTTCTACATTTTGTTAAGATTTGGTGGCACTTTCTTTTACGAGCCTGTATATGCAATGCCTGGAAATGCTGTTGCTTCTTATGGACAACGATCGATTTGTCAACAAGGATGCCCAGATAGTACTCATTACTGTTTTAGGAGAGTCCTGATTGCAATTGAAATATTGTTGCCAGTCATCGATACAATTTGGGGGCAGTCACATCTAGGCCTGGCTTTATCAGCATTTATTGCTAACGGATGTACCGCAAATTGCCTAAATCACTTCTTCTCATGTACAATTTGCTTGTCAATCTCTTTTGTTTGCAACAATCTTTTCAATTTGAGACCTTACTGATAAATCGATATTACTCCAGCATGAATCATCCACAAGAAATGTCGATGATAATGTGTGGGAAGAGATCCGGAACTTTAAGAAGTGCCTGATTATGATGTTTGCAAAGCAAGAGAAGGATCTTGTGTTTCTTGAGACTGTGATGGGTTTGGCGCAGCAACGGCGCCACTGTCTGATCGAGTGCCTTCCGTTACCGAGAGAAGTCGCAAACGAGGCTCCTCTTTACTTCAAAAAGGTAATTGACAGTTGGTACACTGCTTCTAAATATATCTGTCTTACTGTTTGGATGCtttacttgtttctttgttcttggTCCCTTTTGTATTTCACCAAGCTAGAAATTCCAGGATGAGTATCTGGCTTAGAAATTCTTGAGTTTGTAAATGGCCTACTGCGTTGATGAATGAAACCACTAGTCGCATTTCGTCATCCGATGTTATTTGAGATTGACTTGCATGTGAACCCTACATATGCTCTGAGCCTCGCTGTCCATTTTCATTCAATCCTACTTCAACTGGGTCTCATGCTCCATGCTGATCCCGCTTAAAAGCTCGTGCTTAATGCGGATAAACCCATGTTTCTTTGTTGCTGAGACGTGGATTGTAATCATCTGAGTGCTATTTCTCGACCCTAATGACGGCTTGTTCCAGGCAATCGACGAAGCCGAAGATGAGTGGAGCCAGCACAATGCCAAGAAACTCATCGACACCAGCGTGAAGGGATTGCGGGCTTCCATTCCAAAGGACTTCCCGTACTTCCACGTGGAGTTCGGCTTGAACAGGGGCTTCGTTCACGTGATCGACGACGAGAAGGATTTCAAGAGCAGCCTTGGCCTTGACGTGATAAGAGGGATGATGCGTCTGCCCGAGGAAGACATGCACCGGCGCCGTAGGTCCGAATCCGCGGACACACAGAAGCGAGCGGTCGCGAGTTTCGTGCAAGATTGGGAACCATTTGACTGGACAAAACAGCTAGATTAGTAAATGTTTGCCCAGAGTTCTGGGTGTGATTCGGATCAAAGCTGAAGAGTTATGTAGCTATGTAGCcttctttttgtaatttgtaagaTGTTAtactaggaaaatcaaaataCTGTTCATCCAACAGTTATAAAGATTGTTTCACGAAAAccgttttattttttcttaattgcttaattccttttgtttcgctacaaataaataatttaaaaagattttcttaaaaaagatttaatcaatgaaagaaataaaaaatattttcgttatttacAATAATTTACATTTAATATTTTCGCgagtgatgaaatttttttattcatctttATGAGAGAtaaaattgattgttttttcaaaaaaaatatttttaaaattttttaccaaataattAAGATAATTGGAAGTATAATcgttttggaggaaaaaaatctGATATTTTTGTCTTTAATTTAATTCCCAAATCACTCTGTTTTCGATCAATAAAGAGAAATCTGATTTGCAAAAGGCGCGAATGACTTGTACTGAACACTAATGGCTCTGGACAAGTCCACGTTCGAAACCCTCGTCCCGTCGCGCTTCGTCACCTTCACATTCCCCaatccttcttctctctccgcCTCCGGCGACCGCCGCCTTCTCCGAGTCGCCGTCCTCGACTCTCCCATCCAACCAACCCCCTCGCCCCGAGTCGCCGCCATGCTCGTCCCCTCCCATCGCGAGCACGACTGGATCTTCTCCACCGAACCCGGCCACCTCCAGCTCCTCCTCAGCTCGCCCGGCCTCTCTCGCCTCATCCTCATTGGCGAGCAGCCGGCCGATGGACGCGGTTCGGCGCTCGGTTTCCGCCGTCAGATGGAATGTGAGCGATCGCGGAGGGAGGGTCTCGAAGAGAGCTTGAAGCCTCTGGTTTTGGCTCTGTCTCCGAGGATTTGCTTTGAAATCGGAGTTCCGGAGGTAACATTCTTAAGTTATGAAGATAATTTGGTTGCTAGTGTGACGCTTGAAGTGTGCATTGGTGAGTTTGTTGGCGAAATGTTAGTTGAAGATGTGGAGATAGAGAGGGGCAGTGGctgcggagagagagagtttagaAGAAGATTGAGGTTCAAAAGAATGCCGAATTTGGTTCAGACTCAAGTTCGTATTGTACCGCGAGAGAATCATGGTGAGACAGAGGGAGGTTTCAGAATCGAGGAAATGCAATACAGAATTGATGCTAGAGTTTTGGTACATCCATATTTGGCTCCCATGGTGGCGAGCTTATCACTGATTGGTTTTCACATTGATGAGCGGATTCGGAAGGGGTTGAGGCCGAAAGCATTTTGTGCTGGTGTCGGTGGTGGTGCTTTGCTTGCTTTCTTAAGTGGTCAATTGGGTTTTGAGGTCCTGGGTGTAGATGTAGATGAGATGGTCTTGAGGGTTGCGAAACAGTATTTTGGGCTTGAAGATGGTGACTTTTTGCGTGTTGTAGTTGGGGATGCAATTGAATGGATAGAAAGAGTTGCAAGCTGGAAAACCGAGGGCACTTTGGTTGCCGGGTACAGTCGTGATTTGAGTGTTGCTGATGgtatggatggtaaatttgatGTAATTATGGTGGATTTGGACTCAAGTGATGCTAGTACTGGTTTGGTAGCTCCACCATTAGAGTTTGTGAGGAAGCCCGTTCTGCTAGCTGCCAGATCACTCCTTTGCGAGTTTGGAATTCTTGTAATTAATGTGATTCCTCCCGATAGGTTTTATTATGGGACAATGATTAACGAAGTGAGGGATGTCTTTCATGATCTGTATGAAATTGATGTGGGgaatggggaaaattttgtgcTTATTGCCACAGTGGCATCTA includes these proteins:
- the LOC115752322 gene encoding CWF19-like protein 2; its protein translation is MLSGVKLIPRDQIDERRGESSDSAAEGRKRSGSRKEKYSRKKKGSKYESSDDEELQQIKKVPRRKKWYSSEEYSSACSGGSSDDDSPRDERRHYDRKKKKKIDAKESDGGSKRRKRKSKSGRKTTEDLISSSGSEKFDSFEGDVRKEKHQKGSKKDGQKRGKEGAHQNAAEGDFDDQKIVRREMGLEWMLRPEQRTERSPVISVDKELFETANEEAMKVNPRELNPYFKDSGSGYPEEDGPKSGGDRHMPSSVVGDGGASWRLKALKRAKEQAARDGRNIEEVVAERWGSLGHLAVSAASHRAAPSRAHLDSIRNRKRGLMEEQQTAGLNEEEGNSKKNTRNYLKDVSVRNLDMRVPKVDDSLSWRKRRGQNPSARDADAELISAAMSNLNKYSNDGSFMQAACGQQRNVSGDSSSSQPALGRKMDLLEENKPCEAISQVNEGLSANQLAAKALQLRMKGKHDEAEKLLQEVENLRNKQLTTDSSLKSQNDGGTNRNVLYDVSRQRNEEDDADRHLAKTITQNRRYSTSGQADDEYDFDGPPRKRSQKKAPSKDQKSTQSSILAKRILTQQERCFYCFENPNRPRHLVVSIANFTYLMLPLQQPVVPGHCCIVTMQHESSTRNVDDNVWEEIRNFKKCLIMMFAKQEKDLVFLETVMGLAQQRRHCLIECLPLPREVANEAPLYFKKAIDEAEDEWSQHNAKKLIDTSVKGLRASIPKDFPYFHVEFGLNRGFVHVIDDEKDFKSSLGLDVIRGMMRLPEEDMHRRRRSESADTQKRAVASFVQDWEPFDWTKQLD
- the LOC115751707 gene encoding glucomannan 4-beta-mannosyltransferase 9-like isoform X2 produces the protein MDRPPMFSVPDGFLGQIRLVLQQTREPLIVPLLKVLVVVCLVMSTMLFVERVYMGIVIFFIKLLRQRPEKQYKWDAMRDDIEAGSSSYPMVLVQIPMYNEKEVYQLSIGAACGLSWPADRIIIQILDDSTDPAIKELKKLECQRWASKGINIKYEIRDNRKGYKAGALREGMKHSYVKQCDYVAIFDADFQPEPDFLWRTIPFLVHNLEIGLVQARWKFVNSDECLMTRMQEMSLDYHFTVEQEVGSATYAFFGFNGTAGVWRISALNEAGGWKDRTTVEDMDLAVRASLKGWKFVYVSDIKVKSELPSTFRAFRHQQHRWSCGPANLFRKMAGEIIRNKKVSLWKKFYVIYSFFFVRKIVAHIVTFVFYCIVMPATVLVPEVEVPKWGAVYIPCTVTILNAVGTPRSLHLLVFWVLFENVMALHRTKATFIGLLEVGRVNEWVVTQKLGDALKTKSGKAHRRLRVWIGQRVHVLELCVGAYLFVCGCYDLAHGKNRYFVYLFLQSFTFFVAGIGYVGTFVPIS
- the LOC115754872 gene encoding eEF1A lysine and N-terminal methyltransferase, with the protein product MALDKSTFETLVPSRFVTFTFPNPSSLSASGDRRLLRVAVLDSPIQPTPSPRVAAMLVPSHREHDWIFSTEPGHLQLLLSSPGLSRLILIGEQPADGRGSALGFRRQMECERSRREGLEESLKPLVLALSPRICFEIGVPEVTFLSYEDNLVASVTLEVCIGEFVGEMLVEDVEIERGSGCGEREFRRRLRFKRMPNLVQTQVRIVPRENHGETEGGFRIEEMQYRIDARVLVHPYLAPMVASLSLIGFHIDERIRKGLRPKAFCAGVGGGALLAFLSGQLGFEVLGVDVDEMVLRVAKQYFGLEDGDFLRVVVGDAIEWIERVASWKTEGTLVAGYSRDLSVADGMDGKFDVIMVDLDSSDASTGLVAPPLEFVRKPVLLAARSLLCEFGILVINVIPPDRFYYGTMINEVRDVFHDLYEIDVGNGENFVLIATVASIRDCSAYDVSFIMKLNSILSGAYMDSIRKI
- the LOC115751707 gene encoding glucomannan 4-beta-mannosyltransferase 9-like isoform X1 is translated as MDRPPMFSVPDGFLGQIRLVLQQTREPLIVPLLKVLVVVCLVMSTMLFVERVYMGIVIFFIKLLRQRPEKQYKWDAMRDDIEAGSSSYPMVLVQIPMYNEKEVYQLSIGAACGLSWPADRIIIQILDDSTDPAIKELKKLECQRWASKGINIKYEIRDNRKGYKAGALREGMKHSYVKQCDYVAIFDADFQPEPDFLWRTIPFLVHNLEIGLVQARWKFADSVLDGVAVNSDECLMTRMQEMSLDYHFTVEQEVGSATYAFFGFNGTAGVWRISALNEAGGWKDRTTVEDMDLAVRASLKGWKFVYVSDIKVKSELPSTFRAFRHQQHRWSCGPANLFRKMAGEIIRNKKVSLWKKFYVIYSFFFVRKIVAHIVTFVFYCIVMPATVLVPEVEVPKWGAVYIPCTVTILNAVGTPRSLHLLVFWVLFENVMALHRTKATFIGLLEVGRVNEWVVTQKLGDALKTKSGKAHRRLRVWIGQRVHVLELCVGAYLFVCGCYDLAHGKNRYFVYLFLQSFTFFVAGIGYVGTFVPIS